In the Aeromicrobium fastidiosum genome, GTGGCCAGACCGCCCAGGTTGGTCACGAACCCTTGCGCACCGGCGAGGCCCGTGTGCAGGCGCATGAGCGACGAGATGGCCTTCTCGACGTCGCCGTCCGCGTCGACGAGCTTGCTGTCGGCCGACGCCGCCGCGGAACGCAGCGGCCCGACGCCGTCGATCGCCTTGTCGAGCACCGTCCGGACGTATCCGGAGGCGACCTTGGGGGCCAGCTTCGAGCTGGCGGAGGTGGCGACACTGCGGCGAAGACCCATGACGTCCAGCATAGGAGCGAAGACCCCGCCCGGCTCCCTGAGTGCGAGAACCCCCCGGAGGCCGTCCCTGCGCCTACGCTGGGCCTCATGGGTCGCCCGTTCTCCGAGCGTGTCGCGCACGACGACTGGCGGCGCGAGGCCGAGCGGTGGGCGCGCGACGCGCTCGCCGACCGCGGCGTCGAGGTCACCGGCGAGATCGAGCAGCCCCGCATCCGGCCGTGGTCGACGCAGCTGACCGTGCCGACGGACGCCGGCCGCGTCTGGTTCAAGGCCAACTGCATGTCGATGTCGTTCGAGCCGGCGCTGCAGGTCGAGCTGGCCGGGCTCGCCCCCGACACCGTCGACGCACCCGTCGCCGTCGACCTCGACCGCGGGTGGATGCTGACGGCAGACCGCGGAGCGACCCTCGGCGACAGCACCTCGCCGACGGTCGCCGACTGGCAGCAGGTGCTGCGCCGGGCCGCAGACCTGCAGCGCAGCGCGGCCGGCGCGGAGCAGGCGCTGCTCGGCGCGGGTCTGCCCGACTGCCGGCCGTCCACGGTCGTCGACCGGCTCGACCGCTTCGTGCACGTGCTGTCGGGCCTGCCGCGCGAGCATCCTGCCCACGTGTCGGAGAGCCTGCGCGACGACCTCCTCGCGGCCCGCCCCCGCGTGGTCGACGCCGTCGCCGAGCTCGAGGAGTCGTCCCTGCCCACGACGTGGCAGCACGGCGACCTGCACCCGTTCAACGTCTTCGCGGCGGACGGCCGGCTGTTCGACTTCGGCGACGGGCAGTGGGCGCACGCCGCGGAGCTGCTGATCGTGCCGCACGGCTGGATCGGCCAGCAGGACACGCTCTCGTGGCCCGAGGTCGCCGAGGCCTACGCCGACGCGTGGCACGTCACGGCCGACGACCTCGCCTCGCAGCTGCGTGCCGCCTCGCTGACCCAGCCGGTCAACCGGACGCTGCTCTGGTGGCGCTGCCTCGAGGAGGCCACCGCCGCCGAGTGGGACGAGTGGGGCGACGGCGTGCTGCACCACCTGTCGCGGGTGCTCGAGCCGTGACGCGCACGCCGCTTCCGCCCTCGCCGTGGATGTTCGATCCCGACGAGTGGCCGGATGACGACTGCGTCGCGGGTGGGGCCGATCTCGAGCCCGGGACGTTGCTGGAGGCCTACCGGCGCGGTGCCTTCCCGATGCCGCACGACCGGGAGCTGCTCTGGTGGTCGCCGATGCGCCGCGGCGTGCTGGTGCCGGACGACATCCGCGTGAGCCGGTCGCTGGCCCGCTCGGTGCGGCGCTTCACGATGACGCTCGACGAGTCGTTCGAGGAGGTCATCGACGCGTGCGCCGACCCCTCCCGTCCCGGGGCGTGGATCGACTCCGACATCCGCGCGGCCTACGTGCGCATGCACGAGCTGGGCTGGGCGCACTCGGTCGAGACCCGCGCCGCCGACGGGACGCTCGTGGGTGGCCTCTACGGCCTCAGCATCGGCGCGCTGTTCGCGGGGGAGTCGATGTTCCACCGGGCGACGGACGCCTCGAAGGCGGCGCTCGTCGAGCTGGCCCGGCTGGTCGGTGCGGGCGGGCTGATCGACACGCAGTGGAGCACCCCGCACCTCGCGTCGCTGGGGGTCACGGAGTGGCCGCGCGAGCTCTACCTCGAGCGCATCAACGACCTCGTCGACGCTCCTCCGCCAGCCGTCTGGGCCTGATATCACGGCGGAATCACGGCAAGACACGGCGGGGGTGCACGCCGTCATGAGGACCACGTTCATAGACTGACTGACGAAAACACCATCACTCACAAGGAGCTTTTGTGGCCATCTCACGCAACGACCTCGTCGCTGCCCTCGCTTCGAAGGCCGGCACCAGCAAGGCCGACGCCGACGCGGTTCTCTCGTCCTTCAGCGAGATCCTCCTCGACTCCGTCGCCAAGGGCGAGAAGGTCTCGATCCCCGGCATCCTCTCGGTCGAGCGCGTTCCCCGCGCCGCCCGCACGGGTCGCAACCCCTCCACGGGCGAGACGATCGACATCCCCGCCGGCTTCGGCGTGAAGGTCAGCGTCGGCTCGCGCCTCAAGGCAGCAGCCAAGTAGTTCACCCCCTGTCGGACGTCGGCCCAGCCGGCGTCCGACAGCATCCAGCGACGCCACCGGGCCCACCGCCCGGTGGCGTCGCTGCTTCCACGATGTGAGGATCAGCCATGGCCACGCCGTTCCACCGCCTCGCCCGCGAGACTCCCCGCTATGCGTGGTGGAAGCTCCCGGTCGCAGCGCTGGTGATCGTGGTGACCTACTTCGCCCTCTGCATCGTGCTGATGGGGCTGGCCGCGCTGTGGTTCGCCGTCTCGGACTCGTCGTCGTCCTTCGAGGGTTGGCTCGACTCCGCCGGCGACCTCGATCTCGCCCGGCTCGACTATTTCGTGATCGACATGCTGAGCCTGGTGCTGCTGATCCCGTCGGTGCTGCTCGGCGTGCTGGTCACCGGTCCGCGTCCGGTCGGCTACCTGTCGTCGGTCACCGGACGGCTGCGGTGGCGCTGGCTGGGCGTCACGGCCGTCATCGCCACGACGATCTCGCTCGTGACGATCGGCGGGTCACTGCTGGCCACGCAGATGACCGATCCGTCTGAGGTCAGTGCCCCGGCGCAGGTCGACGGGCGCGTCGCCGTGACGCTGCTGGTCGTGCTGCTGATCGTGCCCTTCCAGTCCGCGGCCGAGGAGTACCTCTTCCGCGGGTTCCTGCTGCAGCTGGTCGGGTCGTGGTCGCGCTTCGCGATCGTGGCGATCCTCGTCACCACGCCCTTGTTCGTGGCAGGTCACGGCTACGGGCTGTGGGGGTTGGTGGACGTCGGCGTGTTCGGCCTGACCGCGGCGGTGCTGACGATCCGCACGGGCGGGCTCGAGGCGGCGATCTCGGCGCACGCCGCCAACAACGTCGTGCTGTTCGCGCTCGACGCGCTGGGCATGGTCTCGGCCACCGACGACACGGGTGCGGGACCGATCGACGTCGTGCCGACGATCATCTCGAGCATCCTGCTGCTCGTCGTGGTCGAGTGGGCAGCCCGTCGCCGAGGCGTCCAGCGCACGCGCGACCGCATCCCGGAGCCGCCAGCGCCCATGTGGCCGCCGCCGCCCTACGCGATCGTCTGGTACCCGCCACCGGTCCCCCACCACTGGCCGAGCGAGCGCAGCGAGCGAAGGCAAGCGCCCGGGCGAAGCCCGGCAGCGGTGAGGAACGAACCGCTGGGGCCGCGAAGCGGCGCGCTGCATCCGAACACCCCCGACTACCCGGGCGAGCTGCCGCCCGGGTGGCGCTGACCGGGAGTCAGCGGACGGTCGGACGTCCTGCCGTCTCCCAAGCCTCCATGCCGCCGGCGACGTTGGTCACGTCGTGGCCCTGCGCGTGCAGCCACTGCGTCGCCCGCGCCGAGCGTCCGCCCAGGTGGCAGATCACGAGGGTCCGCACCGCCGGATCGAGCTCACCGACCCGTGCGGGGATGTCGCCGAGCGGGATGTGGATCGCGCCGTCGATGTGACCCGCGGCCCACTCGTGGGGCTCACGGACGTCGAGGACGACGAGGTCGCCGGGAATGGTGTCCGGGATCGCGTCGATCTCGGTGGTCGGGATGCTCGGATCGCTCATGCTCCATGGTGCAACGCGACGAAATCCGGCGCGAACGGGGGTCTGATCGGTCACAGGGGTAGCGATGAACCCCCCCGCCTAGTTACTTTGGACCAGAGGATTCGGATTTCCGTGGTTCCATGGAGGTGGCAGCTTCCGGTGACAGACGAAGGGCGGTGGACGAGATGGACCCACGTGACACCGTCCGTCTCCCCTTCGCCCCTTCCACGCCGGGCATCGCCCGTACCCGTCTGGCCGCCTTCCTCACCCGGCAGCACGCCTCCTCGTCGGTCATCGACGACGCGCTGATCGTCATCAGCGAGATGATCGCCAACGCCGTGAGCCACGGCGTCCCGGGCACCGACGGGACGATCGAGATCTCGTGGTCGATCAACCACGACCTGCTCGAGCTGAGCGTGCTCGACGGCGGCGTGGGCGGCCGACTCGAGCCGATCGACTTCGACGAGGACTCGCTCAGCGGTCGTGGCCTGTCGATCATCAGCCGCGTCGCCGACCGCTGGTGGGTCGACATGTCGGCCGGCACGCGGGTCAACGCCGAGCTCGCGCTCGTGACCCACTGAGCGGCCCCGCAGCCGCCCGTTAGACTCGCCCGTCATGGGCAAGAAGTCGCGACTCAAGACCAAGGGCGCCAAGAAAGAACGCATGCCGTTCGTGGCGCGCACCTTCGAAGGGCTCCCGCGTGAGGCCGACTGGGTCGCGCTGCGTGAGTTCGTGCCGGCGGCGTCGGCCACCATCACCCTGACGACGGGCGAGACCGTGCGGGTGTGCTCGATGCTGCCCGGCAACGGTGCGGGCATCCGCCGCCAGGACGGGGAGATCTGGATCGGCCTGCAGGTCGCCCACAACTTCGGCGACATCAGCCGCGACCTGGCGCACGTCATCGACCTCGCCCGCACGACCGAGCTCGGCAGCCCCGTCCGCATGACCGACCCGGGTGTCGGCCCGCGCCTGCAGGACATCATCGCTCCCGACTCCGCCTTCGACGTCGAGGTGCACGACGGCTTCGACTACTGGGTCGAGGGTGTCGAGTCCAACGACGGCATCGCCGAGGCGCTCGCCGAGGCCAATGACACGATCGCCCCGACCGTCCACCTCGACTCCGTCGACGGTGCCTACTGGACCGAGATGGGCCCGCAGCGGTTCCTCCGCTGGGTCATGACCCACGACGAGACGACGCTGCTCAACGCCCTGGCGCGGCTGCACGCGGCCGACGCCGACACGCTGGGCGAGGGCACCAAGCTCATCGGCCACTTCCGGGCGCATGGCCTGCTCGTGCCGGTGTGGGAGTTCGAGCACGACGCCGACGCCCTCGAGAAGCCGGCCGTCGAGTTCGCCGCCCGTCTCGCCGAGGCCCTGGCCGACGACAGCCCGCTGACCTCCGAGCAGCGGTCGGCCCGTGGCTCGCTGATCAGCCGCCAGGTGCAGGTCTGACCGACCCCTCACCCGAGATGTCGGCACTTCTGGACGTCAAACCGGCTTGGGGACGTACATAGGTGCCGACATCTTGCGGGTCGGGCGCTCAGAAGACGCCCGGCACCTCGTCTGCGCGTCGCCAGTCACCCGTGCCGGGCCAGACGAGCGTGGCCGGCAGCATGCGTCCTTCGGTGACGAGCATGCGTAGCTGATCGACGTCGAACGGGCCGTACTGCACCCCGTCGACGTGGACGAAGTGCGTGCCCGGCACCGTAGCCCCGGCGGTGCTGGCGACCGGAGGGACAGGCGGTGCGGCGGTCGCAACGACTGGGCGACCTGTCCGTGACACGAGGACACCCACCACCAGGCAGGCCGCGCTCGTCGCCCAGATGACGGGCCACCGGCCGGCGAACATGCCGTCGGACGTCGACTGGCGGTAGAGGGTGAACGGCGAGACGTCGAGGCCGACGCCCGTCAGCAGCGAGATCAACGTGATCTCTCGCCCCACCCAGGCGCAGGCGGCGATGACGAAGAACGCCGCGCTCGCCCGGCCCGTCACCGTGGGGTTGAGCAGCGCGACGAGTGCGAGCAGAGCGCCCACCGACATCGCCCAGGCGGCCGCGATGAACAGGAGCAGCAGCACCAAGGTGCGACCGCTCGCCAGACCCCGGAAGACGAGCTCGTAGATGTCGGTGGACACCAGTGCGTAGTGGACGTAGCCGCTGTAGGCACCGAGCAGCAGGGCGAGCGTGAGGCCCGCGACCTGGACGGGCCGGCGCGGTGCCCTCGACGTCATCGCGCCAGCCCGTCCGGGGTGCCGTCCCCGGTCAGAAGGCGCACAGGATCCGCGCGTCGCCCCAGAGACCAACGGTAGTGGGGGGGCCGGAGCCGGTCGGGCCAGCGACGTAGATGTCCTGCAGCTTCAGCCTGTAGGAACCGTTCAGATCGAGCGTCACGTCCTTCGACGTCCCGTTGCCCAAGGTGCCGAAGTCGCTGCTCGCCGCATCCTTGGAGGCGACGAACTTCACGGCAGACCCACTCGGTGACGAGTCAGTGAGGCCGATCCTCGCCGTGAACGTTGTGCAGCGGTAGTTCAGGCTCCATTCGGCCCAGGGGTCTTGGTCCCACCAGAAGTTCGAGGTGTTCCCCACAGACTTGGGGTAGGCGTTTCCTAGGAGATTGCCCGGCGTCGGACCGAATCTCGACGACGACACCCGTGTTAGCTCGCTCAGGTACGTCCAGCCGAAGACCTTGACCGAGCCTGCGCTGGCCGCGGCCTCGTTGTTGAAGCGCGAGGACGGGATGACGACCCGCAACGGCACCGCCGCCCCCGACTGGCTGATGCCGCCAGCGACGCTGAACGATCCGTTGGGGGCGATGCGTGCCGACCCGATCGTGCCGAAGGTGCCGCCGGCACCGACCTGCAGCT is a window encoding:
- a CDS encoding DUF4339 domain-containing protein, producing the protein MTSRAPRRPVQVAGLTLALLLGAYSGYVHYALVSTDIYELVFRGLASGRTLVLLLLFIAAAWAMSVGALLALVALLNPTVTGRASAAFFVIAACAWVGREITLISLLTGVGLDVSPFTLYRQSTSDGMFAGRWPVIWATSAACLVVGVLVSRTGRPVVATAAPPVPPVASTAGATVPGTHFVHVDGVQYGPFDVDQLRMLVTEGRMLPATLVWPGTGDWRRADEVPGVF
- a CDS encoding DUF5926 family protein, with amino-acid sequence MGKKSRLKTKGAKKERMPFVARTFEGLPREADWVALREFVPAASATITLTTGETVRVCSMLPGNGAGIRRQDGEIWIGLQVAHNFGDISRDLAHVIDLARTTELGSPVRMTDPGVGPRLQDIIAPDSAFDVEVHDGFDYWVEGVESNDGIAEALAEANDTIAPTVHLDSVDGAYWTEMGPQRFLRWVMTHDETTLLNALARLHAADADTLGEGTKLIGHFRAHGLLVPVWEFEHDADALEKPAVEFAARLAEALADDSPLTSEQRSARGSLISRQVQV
- a CDS encoding ATP-binding protein, whose amino-acid sequence is MDPRDTVRLPFAPSTPGIARTRLAAFLTRQHASSSVIDDALIVISEMIANAVSHGVPGTDGTIEISWSINHDLLELSVLDGGVGGRLEPIDFDEDSLSGRGLSIISRVADRWWVDMSAGTRVNAELALVTH
- the aat gene encoding leucyl/phenylalanyl-tRNA--protein transferase, which encodes MTRTPLPPSPWMFDPDEWPDDDCVAGGADLEPGTLLEAYRRGAFPMPHDRELLWWSPMRRGVLVPDDIRVSRSLARSVRRFTMTLDESFEEVIDACADPSRPGAWIDSDIRAAYVRMHELGWAHSVETRAADGTLVGGLYGLSIGALFAGESMFHRATDASKAALVELARLVGAGGLIDTQWSTPHLASLGVTEWPRELYLERINDLVDAPPPAVWA
- a CDS encoding CPBP family intramembrane glutamic endopeptidase; its protein translation is MATPFHRLARETPRYAWWKLPVAALVIVVTYFALCIVLMGLAALWFAVSDSSSSFEGWLDSAGDLDLARLDYFVIDMLSLVLLIPSVLLGVLVTGPRPVGYLSSVTGRLRWRWLGVTAVIATTISLVTIGGSLLATQMTDPSEVSAPAQVDGRVAVTLLVVLLIVPFQSAAEEYLFRGFLLQLVGSWSRFAIVAILVTTPLFVAGHGYGLWGLVDVGVFGLTAAVLTIRTGGLEAAISAHAANNVVLFALDALGMVSATDDTGAGPIDVVPTIISSILLLVVVEWAARRRGVQRTRDRIPEPPAPMWPPPPYAIVWYPPPVPHHWPSERSERRQAPGRSPAAVRNEPLGPRSGALHPNTPDYPGELPPGWR
- a CDS encoding rhodanese-like domain-containing protein, producing the protein MSDPSIPTTEIDAIPDTIPGDLVVLDVREPHEWAAGHIDGAIHIPLGDIPARVGELDPAVRTLVICHLGGRSARATQWLHAQGHDVTNVAGGMEAWETAGRPTVR
- a CDS encoding phosphotransferase; its protein translation is MGRPFSERVAHDDWRREAERWARDALADRGVEVTGEIEQPRIRPWSTQLTVPTDAGRVWFKANCMSMSFEPALQVELAGLAPDTVDAPVAVDLDRGWMLTADRGATLGDSTSPTVADWQQVLRRAADLQRSAAGAEQALLGAGLPDCRPSTVVDRLDRFVHVLSGLPREHPAHVSESLRDDLLAARPRVVDAVAELEESSLPTTWQHGDLHPFNVFAADGRLFDFGDGQWAHAAELLIVPHGWIGQQDTLSWPEVAEAYADAWHVTADDLASQLRAASLTQPVNRTLLWWRCLEEATAAEWDEWGDGVLHHLSRVLEP
- a CDS encoding HU family DNA-binding protein, with the protein product MAISRNDLVAALASKAGTSKADADAVLSSFSEILLDSVAKGEKVSIPGILSVERVPRAARTGRNPSTGETIDIPAGFGVKVSVGSRLKAAAK